The genomic window TTCATAGATATCTAAAGTCAATAGATATTTTGACTTACCAATTACCATAAGCAAATTCAATTAACCTATTAAATATTCACCTAATACGACGACGGTGGGGTCAAACATTAGCTGGCTCAACTTTCAAAGCCCTTTATCTTCAGGTCCCACAATTTAGTTTAACCCAATAACATGGTAACACGTGTCAGATTAAgctaaatatccaaaaaccttaaaaatagTATGCGTTACAGAGAATCAGATCCCAACCCCAAGCCTCTATATAAATCCCAGAATCATCAGtaccatttttcaaaatcctTCAAGAAtcgcttcatcttcttcttcttcaacaaatcGAGTCCTTTTTCTGATAACTCATTTCGATTTCAGAAACTCGCCAAGAACTGGATACTCTGGCGGAATCAGAGATTAAGAACCGAGACGTGGTTCTGAAACTGTATGAAGCCCTGAGATCTCGCGACGTCAAATCTGTGCACCAGATCTTAACCCCAGATCTGGAGTATTGGTTCCACGGTCCTCCGCCGCACCAGTTTTTGATGCGCGTACTCACCGGAGGTGTCTCtccgtcttcttcctccttcgAATTCGTACCTCTCTCCGTCGTTTCCTTCGGATCTACCGTAATCGCGGAAGGCTGCGACGCCGCGACATCGATTTCTTGGATCCACGCTTGGACTGTAGCGAATGGGATAATCACACAGGTGAGGGAGTACTCTAACACTTCTCTCACCGTCACACGGATCGGTAACGTTGTTGCTGGACGACGCTCCGCTGAGATTGCGCCTCCGTCGCATTGTTCCTCCGTGTGGGAAAGCCAATTCTCGGGTCGGGCTGGTAAACCCGTACCCGGTTTGGTTCTGGCGATTTGAAAGAGTTTGGTAAAGTAAGTAACAGCCACGTCAGGAGAATAACTAAATAAAGGCTGCTTACGTGTCTGTGTGtggttggtttgtttgttgtatggGTTAAAAAGGATTTTGTTGCTGTTTTAAACGCGGTGTGGGCTTCTGGGGCTACGGTCGCGTTTGGCTGTcgctagtttttttttttttttaagttgtttGTCTGAAAATTCGTgtgggtttgtgttttttagtGGGAGCAAGTATGGGGAAACCCAAATCGACTTGTTGTCCCGTTGCGTTTGATGTAACGTTTGCTTATGttataattgaaataaaaaagtgCTTTTGGGAtcttttgatgattaaagTTGTTTAGTACGAGAAGTTGTGCATTTGTTGGCAAAAGATGATAACCATAACGTATGGCCCATATCTTTTTGTGAATTAGCCATGATTTGATAAACAAGTTGATTATGTACCTCATTTTGTAATAATATCAATGCGTGACAACTTTATTTGGTTATTGTGGATTATAGGATTTGATACATAAGAGTTCTGTTTATCTAAGTTTTCTGATTTGGATATTGTGGCTTATAGGATTTTACTACATAGTTTGTCTTCAATGGAAAAAGAAGTATAGAATTGAAGAATTGATTAAATGCAATCGTGGACgcaaatattaaaaaagagttaaaaataatgaaaagagaaagaattgGGAGTGGGAAGCAACGAGGAAGGTCACTTGTGCGTCTTTTTGTGGATGTGGACACGCATTTATTCGCGtgatatatttatcttttggCGTTTGTATGGTCAAATTGGTGTGACGACTGGAACGATAATAACAGAACGGAGGAACtagtaaacaaaacacattaatcaattttagaagataaaacttataaaagtCTACATGGGcgtattcattttttttttaattaaacgTGCGATGCACTGACGCAAATGTTGACATTCATTGAACTAGATGTGTTTTTGATGTCTCCCATACCCAAAATATTCATGAAAtgttatccaaaatatttatgtatattacAAACCCATTTATCTAAAACATTTGAACAAAAATGTATACTGAAacagtagtttttttttgtctaacgTAGATTGGAAGTATCATCTGTGATTACAAGTAACGCCACGACAAATGCGAAATCCACATATGGATTAACTCTCACTTTGAAGCTGTAACTCCCTTTTATGAGTCCTCCCCATGTGAAATCATGAACCACCTGCATAATTTAAGCTctcatttatctttttcttttaacgtAGTAGTAAAATCACTATAGTGTTGGTCCTTCGAACAAGAAGCTATATATGGGTGCAACTGGTAGTTAGCTAGAGGAACAAGCTAAAATGTGACATAATTTAccgtataatattttaattatcgAATAAACCAAAGAAGGTAGGAATAATGCATGAATGACATACCTCAGCAAGAAGAGTATTGTGAATTGGCTCGAAGAGTTTGAAAGAAGAGCCGATATAACGACCAAATGTTTGAAAATCTGGCTCGACACTACTTATGTCCGTTGAAGATTGGTCTGGCGGTAAAGTGACATCAAGTGATGTTTTGAAGGATAATAGATTTGGTTCCCTTGctgagaaaagaagattatCAGATTCTGTGCTATCTCCTTTGTATACTTCCCAATTGTATCGCATTGGTACTAGTCCCTGAAACATGGTTCATTTGTTACTTTCAGAAAACCTAGTCCTTACTCGTGAATGTGGCCAATTGGTCATGAGATGgattcaactttttttcttctcacgAGAGCATAAATTATGCTTTCAAGTCACAAATACTTCTAAACATATCTAGACATTCTATTGACTACATATGTTTTAACTCTTTTGAgtgtcaaatcaaattttcattgttttacGTTCTACAGttaaaaatttgatcattttgtcATTGCCGATATGGTTAATCGAACCGATTAATCAATTAGTCATTCCATTGCTGGATACTAATAATTTGAGACTGTTAAGCAACAAACTAAGGAGAAAAGTTGGCaaaaagatttggttttagGCCATTTACCACTCAGCCCGTCTATTGACATCTACCAATTTTCTGATTAATGAAATTAGGCAATACTACCTTGATGGGTTAAGCTAGGTTCTATATGTGGGCAAAATTAGGTTATGCAGCCAAATTGCCATTTAAAAACGTTTCGTATAATCGACCTTGtattaagaaatatttaatGAGTCGTtccattaaaatttttaaaaccgaACTAAAGTTTATATAACACAATTAACATGTGATGATCATCAACAATACGACAGAATGATTTTCGTAGATAAATAGATGTGATTAGTGATGTTTGTGTGACCTTAGTACGCATGGAGAGAAGAGGAATTCCGGCGGCGTCACGGAGGACACGTTTACGGCGGATGTTCCAAATGCCACCGTCCACGGTGAAGATGAGATTGTTAGAAAGATCGAAAACGTCGTAGCGTTCCCTTTTCAGGCTCTCACGCCGCCTTCTCACCACCAGCTCCGTCGTGTACGGATTACAAAACATCTCTCCCACAACACTCACCATTTTTATCCAACAAAATAATGAACAAGTCTGTCTGATACAAGATTTCTAATTAAAGGATCGCATTGTCttgattttttctcaattttttcttttatattacttaaataaagagaagaaaagtagAGCTTATTACTTAAAGTTAATTAACGCGGTTCTTAGATTGCTTGAAGCAGAAGGAAATATTATtcatttactattttactcttattaaagaagtttttttcttttttcttttttgtgtggtttATGAATGCGACACGAAGAGAGGAATACGGTGTTCTAGCTAGTATTTTATCAAGCTTCTTGGTCATGTCCAAATCCGAATTTCTTCATTGACTAAGATAAAAGAGggaatattttcttaagaaacagAGATCATTGTGTGATTATCTTGATGATCAATAGACAATAGTCTTCAGAAGATTAACTTCATcagttgatgttgatgaacGAATATGTTTGCtaatttgttatttgattCTCTTATAGTATTATCTCTTCCAaaattctctttcttcttgaaaaatggaaaaccaaacacaacaaaaagttCAGAAGTTCTTGCGATTAGAAATAAGATTCTTCTCTTAGTATAGTATGTTtagatataaattaaatagaatGAAATAATGTATTATTTTACTGAAATGGAGAAcaatacataagaaaaatatatgaaataaatgatCCTTATGATTGGAACTTAATAGCCTAAATCTCAAGGTgtataaaatactaaaatactTGAACAAGCTTAATGTTCTCTACATGGTTTAGATATATGTAACATCACTTACCGTTAAGCTCTTCCATTCCTTGGATTTCAAGTCTTATGATCGTGTTCCTCTCGATATTGTAGTAGAAGACGTAGGAAGGCATAAATGTAGATGGGTACTTGTACGAAAACACAATTTCATTGGTGCAACTGCCAACCATTCCAAGAAGTCGTAGCTTGGTCTCTTCTCCAACTACATTCTTCCACAGAGGAGGCAACATGTATACATGCTTCGACCAATCATGTTTTTCAGCGTCTTCTAGGACCCGCAACTCGAAACTTTTACTTGTTCCACTAACAATATCGGTAGACTCTTCCGTCATCAACAAACCTAATTTGCCATTGTAGTTTATCATAGTTGTTGAACTAGGCAAATCTCTATCGAAAGTTTCCATGACTTTCATAAAGCTGAACTTCTCCGAGCTAATATCGAAGCAAACTACTATAGTAACCATTAAAGACCCTTTTTCGACGGCAGTATAATACAAAACACTGTTAATGCATATTTCAGTACCACGAGGAACATGGGGTTTGCAACATTCAATCATCCtccatgattttcttttagtttctaGTGTTAGAACTTGATACTCTTGGCATTGATACTCGTTAGCCAAAACCTTGAACTGTTTCTTAGTCttacaaaagtaaaagaattGTGCAATACTTGCAACCTAAAAAGATAAACATCTAATATTTCAcacattttataaaacaaaagaattaaaaatttaaaatatgttattttttgaatttatttttagtaaccTTGCTCCAATTTCTGGATTTAAACAACAATTATAATTTcagaattaaattaaaaatgatggtaacaacaaatttattaatttttgttttgtcatgaTCTTAAACAAACCTATAAAATCTGTCTACTTTATTAACCCAGAGCATTGACGTGATTGTCGTACAGGCAACTGCAACGTCTCTCTGCATTCTCTGATGAATAATATTACGGAAACACCCCTATAACTTTCCATTTTAGTGTCAAAGCCCAAAAACCCAAAAGGGTAAACTCGTCtcataaatatttctttttcgcgcttcatctattttctttctctcggAAAATAAATTGCAGTGTTTTCTGCGATTTCCAGTCTatacctttttgttttaactctctctctctctctctctctcatacTAGCCATTATCAAATCGAAGAAACTCTAagatttttctcttcaaattcCATTTCTCTGTGAAAATTTCTTCATCCTAATGCGTTTCTCGACTGTTATTCGCAGGAATTTGAGTTTCTGAAGATTCGGTTcgcttcgtcttcttcgtctctatCGTTCAGGTAAGGTCTTCTCTTACTCTAGctgttgtttttatttttgaaatttctttgagattttgtgGAGATTGTGCTCTAATGTTGCTCTGTTTGCTTATCTCTAAGCTCGGAAACCTTGAATCTCTCTTCGGTCGTCTCCTTAAACCTCAAGTAGCTGTGCGCTTAAGGAATCTGAGGTATTATTGTCTCAACTTCGcagatttgttttcatttcgtTGTTTCCGTTTCAGATTTCAGTTTTGTCTCTTTTAGAAACCttcgattttggtttgtcaCTGAGCGTTTGCTGAGAAAGAACTCATGTGGGTATGagatctttcatttttctttggtttcttaatTAGGAACTGTTGTTAACGTTCAGTGATTGAAGATCCTCTCTGCTTAAGGTTTCTGGAACTCGTGAATTTTTTTAGGTTTATGTGTTGCTAACATTGTCTCAAAATGCAAGTTGGTCCTACTTAGAGTATCTGGGAACGAGTACTTCAGATAATAACTGCAAATTGCTTGATGATTTTAATGACAGTTTTGTGTTGACGATTTACTGTCACTTATGCTTTTGTTACGCTTTTGGTTTTGACATGCTTTCTAGTGAGAAGCAATGGGTGCAGGGAGGAAGACAGAGACCTATACATTGGCTCAGGATGGTCAATACATATCAGGATAAGGAAATATGTGTGTGAGGAATCTGAAGAAGGGAGATCTTTGTGGGGTTATATTTGGATGCAAGTTCAGCACTATCAAAGAGTGCTATGCTAAGAATTTGTTTGGTTAGTTGGCTATACAATCTTTGAGGCTTAAAGTTTAATGACGACCAGGATTTTGAAAATGATGCTTGTTTTGTGAACAGGCTTACCAGCCCCGCACATGGCTTATATCAAGAACATTGATCCTGGTTTGACGCTGTTCCTGTTCAACTACAGTGACAGAACACTTCACGGCATCTTTGAAGCTGCTAGTGAAGGAAAACTGAACATTGATTCCAAAGCTTGGTCTCCAAATGGGACAGATCCAAGTCCATATCCTGCTCAGGTACCTTTGCTTAGTACAGAACGTCTTCTTTAGTTGAGTCACCCAAATGTCCTCTAAACAGAAATGTATCTCGTTCTGCAAATCTTTGCCACAGGTAAAGGTACGAGTCCGAGTGCGGTGTGAGCCCTTGCCTGAAGAAAAGTTCAGCCCAGTAATTGTTGAGAATTACAATGACGACaagatgttttggtttgaacTAGATCGAGGTCAGACAAACAAGCTGCTCCGTTTGTTTAAACCATCCCCATCTGTTAGGCCACCAACGATATCCAGAGATGCTGTACCACCACCCAGAAAGCCTATTCCGGCATCTTCTCTTGCACAGATAGGTGACTCGGGAGCAACGCGTATTGATAAGTGGAGCAATCTGTTCAAATCTTCCGATGAGtctaccaaaaacaaagagaaagactcGAAAGAAGGTGCACTCGGAGCAGGTTCGAGATTAGTCAATCTTGGAAAAACTAAAGAATGGGAAACAGCTTCCAATAATGCAGATGAGCGAAGAACTCAACCATCAGTGTCACAGTCTGGTACATCTTACTCATCAGCTCTGAGTCACATGACCGCTTCTTCAACTCAGGAGAAGAAAAATTCTATAACAAATGAAGGTTCATCTCAAGCATGTAAAGGTGTTGAAAATCCTTGGACATCTGCTGCTCGAGTTCCACCTATACACCAAGACAGTGGAGGATTCAGAAATGCTGCAATGGAAGGTGAAGATGTCAAAGTGAATgcttatcatcatcagcaaAATCTCCATCCAACACAAAAGGGAACCTCTACTACAGCTAACAATAGAATAGTACCTAGCATTAGCAAGGAAGAGCCTGCTGAGGATACATATTCATTCATCGATTGGGATGCAACATCTTCCTTTCAAGTCCATCTCGATGGACTGAACAAGATTTTGGAGGATCCTAAGGATAAGGAATGTTTCAAGAGCTTAGTGGGTAACACAGgacaagcttcttcatctatGGTGCCTAACAGTTGGGAGGATGACTTTGAGGAAAGAAGTATAGCTAAATCGCCTTGTGGATCATCGTATGTTTCTGCCGGTACAGGAGACGTGGTTGATGACATCGGACGTATGGATAATTTCAAGATGGAAATTGGATCTCCCACTGTTGTGGATATATTGACTGAGGTAAGTTTAAGGTCATCCATCGTTCTCTGAACTATAAAAAACAGTTTTGCTTGTGACCCTCTAATGAAACATTATGAATATGTTTTTCTCTGCTAGCTATTGGCGGAAGTCAAGGAGTTGAAGCATACTCAGCTGAAACAAGCTGAGAGGATGATTACTTTGGAGATGGAGCTGGTAAAAACACTTTGCAAAACTCGTAAAttgatactttttcttttgtttttttcttacctaGCTTCAAATGCAAactttcttatcttttgtttggGTTCTTTGCAGCTTGAAACAAGAAGGGATATACTTCGGCTAAAAGGGAGCAATGGAAGTTTTTAAGCATATGGTAACTAgctactttctttcttttgaacaAATGCGctaaaaggaagaagaatatggAAATGATTTGACTCAACGTTCGAAACTGGCTCTAAGGGAatactctcttcttttgttgtcaATCCTTGATTTGGTATGCTTCAGTTTCAGTTTGTATTGCAGAAAAACTAGTATCTGGTTGGTTTTTTCGAACTCACTTCCATCGTTCTTCGCCATAAAAAGGTTTGACTTTAACTATCACATGAAACTTACATTGCCACTAAACTAAAAGCTTTATATCACTCCAAATGTACTTATGGTTCACTTTTTGACAAGCAAAATGAAAGTTATTAATTAGACATTTGAGAGTTCttagacaaaacaaaccatAAATGCAGATCTTTGTATATGAGCTTCATTTCTCTCATACCTCCTTCTCTGTTGTTATCTTTGGACACCCTCAGAGCACCAAAGGATTGTGCCTATAAGAAAGCACCAAATACCAAACATAAGAgttgtttacattttaaaaaatttcagcGGTTTAATCACCGAAACAGATTTTTGATTGCTTCTGGGTGCTGTGTGCGAAAACGAAAGATCAAAGAGATATTTCACAAATTTCGGTATCAATTATACGGACCTatattcaaaagtttgtccACGTAATTTATTCTAATGTTTGCTAACAAATTCGTTTTAAAAATCAGAACATTACCTCTCTAGTGAGTTGTTGTGTGTCTTTTCCGTCTACGATTGTTTCGGCCAAAAGGGTTCATGAACCACTCTGGTTTATAGGAAACGAGTATGTATCCAAACATCAAACCAAAGGCAATACCAGGTCCGAATCCTATTGCAGCTGCTATCCAACTAATCagatcttcgtcttcttcctctgtttgcGGCGTTTCAAACTGTTGATGTGATGCTGGCGTGTGAATATCTCTGCAAACTTCTTCAAGAGAAGAGCCGAAAAGTCCCAAGTTACCTTCAAAGGAAGAGCAACGCTGCGTTAGAAACTGCTGGCCTCCTGGTACTAGGCCTGTAAGCTGGTTATGAGAGAAGTTCATATACGAAAGCAACGAGAGGTTCCCTATCTCTTGTGGGATTTCTCCATAAAGCTTGTTCTGGGAAACGTCCAACGACTCGAGAGCTGTCAGGTTCCCTATAGATGAAGGGATGTGGCCGGTGAAAGCATTGTTTGACAAGTTGAGCACATGAAGCTCTTTCAATAGACCGATGGACTTTGGAATCTCTccttcaaatttgtttcccGAAAAGTCGACTGCTGTGTAGATTGTGAGGATACGTACCAGCTCCGACTCTACACCTTTATTCATCAAAACCATTGAATCTTGGTAATAGCCTGATCCCAGGTAGTTTACATTCGACCCATCTTCGTATGTCCCAAGTGATGACATCCTACTCCACTCCACAAAATACTCTGTCGGCAAACTTCCATTGAAGTGATTATGTGATATGTCGATGATTCGCAACTTAGGGAACAAGGCTTGATTTATTGGTCCATGGAATGCATTGGAGCGAAGGACAAGAACTTGTAGCTTTTGTAGAGAACTCAACCAGAACGGAAACATGTCGTTGATTCTGTTGCTTTCCACGTTCAAAACTTCAAGATTagagaaaaatctcaaagatCTTGGAAGCTTTCCCACAAGCTGGTTATGGCCGACATCAAGCGACCTTAGACTTTCGAAAATATGCTCTGGAAAACCTCCACTAAGATTATTTTGACGAAGGTTTAGTTCTGAAAGATTACTCTTGAGATTTTCCATACAACGAGGGATTGAACCGCTAAAGTTGTTGTCTGATAAATCGAGAGTGTATAGAGAACGCAACTCACATATGAAAGAAGGAATCTTGCCGGTGAAGTTATTGTTGGAGCCAAGCAAGTACGCCATAGATGGTTCAGGTTTCGTTGGTCTTTGGAAACCGATGAAAGTGTTGTTGGAAAGATTCAAGTAGAACAAGTTTGGTAGCGTCCATAACCAGCCAGGAACTTGacctttgattttgttgttggaaaCGTCTAGAAACCCCAATTCGTGTTGTGTTCTTAGGATCTCTGGAAAATCGGTGATACCGCATCCTGACAAGTACAAAGATTGTATCGATTGCGAAGGAGGATCTGAAGAAACTGAAGACTTGTTTGTGGCTGAAACAAGGTTGCCTGAGAGATCCAATGAACGGAGCGTCTTGAAATATGGTAAGATATCGTTCAAGTCAATCGTAGTGGTGGTCAAATAGGATAGCCTAAGATCGTCAAGCGACTTGAGATGCGAGAAGATACTAAAGTCAACTGGGCGACATTGGGTGTTTAAATGGGAAATGCCAAGTTCCTGAAGGTTGATTAATTTGGAAATGGAACTCGGGATTGGTCCTATGAAGTTGTTGCTGCCAATGTTAAGGTATTGTAGGTTAGATGGTGAAGATATATTCCCAAACTCAAGAGTGCCTTTGAGTTGGTTACCACTCAAACCAAGGTAAGTCAAAGAAGgaatgatgaagagaaaagaagggaATGTTCCGGTGAAGGCGTTGTCACTTGCATAAAAAGCCATCAAGTTGGATAGTGAAGTGATATTAGGAGGAAGCGTGCCTGTGAACTTATTGTTGGAGAGTGATACAACTGACAACCCTGTCAAGTTTAGTAGGACATTGGGAAAGTTTCCACCGAGCTTGTTGAAAGAAACATCTAAGCGGGTCAGCTGGTTTAGATTGCCAAAAGAAGATGGGATTTCACCATAGAAATTGTTAACAGAAAGGTAGAGAACGATAAGTTGAGAAAGGTTGCCAATCGAAGATGGAATCTGACCCGAATATTTGTTATAAGAAAGGTGGAGATTGGTGAGATTAGAAAGACCTCCAATTGAAGACGGAAACTGACCAAAAAAACGATTACCAGAAAGACCTAGAAAGGTGAGATGAGAAAGATTACCAATTGAAGATGGAATCTGACCAAAAAAACGATTACCAGAAAGACCTAGAAAGGTGAGATGAGAAAGATTACCAATTGATGATGGAATCTGACCCGAAAACTGATTAAAAGAAAGGTCGAGAGAGGTGAGACGAGAAAGGTTTCCGATTGAATTCAGAATCTGACCCGAAAAACGATTATAAGAAAGGTCGAGAGAGGTGAGATGAGACAGATTTTCAATTGAAGACGTGATTTGACCTTCAAAATCATTATGTGAACGGTCTAGAGTGGTTAGGAAATGAAGGTTTCGAATACTGCTGTTGGAATGAAACCGGCCATGGAGGGAGCTGCAGCTAAGGTTGAGCTCGATCACTTCCCCGGACTTGGCATTGCACGTGACTCCCTCCCAATTACAACAGTCGCTGTTATTCCCCCATGACTCCGTCTTCCGATGAGATTCAATGCCAACCATCTTACAAGTAGGAGAAGGCTTCCCAATCTCAAACTCGTTTTTGAACTTGAGAAGTGCATCCTTTTGTTCGGGACGACACAAGTGCCTAGTAGGAGCCGCAAGCACGTCCGAAAAATGACAAATGaataagaaagtaaaagaaagagtaaTACGAATGATACTCGTTGAGACCACCCAAGAGCCTTTCATCCTCCTTAATTTACGCTAGCTAGCTAGTCgaattttcttgaatattGATAAAAGAAAGTGGAGTTTGTGGTAGTAAATAAGATGGTTTCGTGCCCATCTCTTTATAGACATAGTAATAGATTCTACTCCACAAAGATAAATCCAACACAGCTTGACTCACATTATATAACCAGTCTTTCTACCAAGTGTTCTTCACGTTGAAACGAAAAGACTTAAAAGAGTCTTCATGTTGAATAGTCCATTTCCACACATTTTGTCTTTACTTTAATTACGTACAGGAAACTTCGAAAAGTTGTTTTCCCAACCAAATTGGACGACTTGTTACTATGTCTATAAGTCTGATATTATTAGTTCAGAGATGGatattatcaattttgtgCATCAGTCTGAAAAACAAACTCGGGCTAAGGCCCAACAACATAGGAGGATAAAAATAAAACGCAGGCCCATTTGATCACATTCCACCGAACTCAGAAGAGTATAAGTATTCCcctttttgaaaagaaagaacagaTAACGTAAGATCGGTTGTGTCTCGCCGCAATTTCTCTTCATACCGTCGTCAACATGTAACGTTCTGTAGTCCGCATGAAACCTTAGCAAATTCGCGAGCTTCGATTTCCAAATTATGGGGGTTTAGGCCGACCGATAATTGAAGACCGTGATGACgagtttgattttgtctcATTGATAATGCGTGGACATTTGCTTTGTGTTTGATGATTACTGTTAGAGACTTAGAGTTATTGTACTTAGTAGAAGAGACTAattgtaaattaattaatgcGAGCTTTGGAGTTCAAAAAACCTATAACTGAACTAGAATCTCGTTAattatttgtgtgtttctctGATTTTATGCTTTCAGGATAAAACACTGTTTGATGTGCTTCGTATATTCTCTCTTAGAATGAAATGAATTCAGAAGAAAAGTTTGTGGGTGATGGTGATAATCATGGTTGTGATGttgctttgtgtttgtttgattacttattttttggaattttggatgtatattattcaatttaatataCTGCCAtactagaaaataaatattatagattataaatctacttttttggttataaattaTTCATAACATActgttaatttgttttcctcaAAATATCAGATTATTGTTCAAATATTGACTATAATCTTTAAAATGAGACTTTCTTAATAATTAAGTTtcattatttaaatatttatttcttaaaatattagtatggTTTTGTGATTCTTGAGTCTTAACATGTACATATTGTATTAAATATGTTTCTGTATGTGTTTATCAACTATAGTAAGGATTCCCATTGCTTACCCGTATTGAGAGCGTGTTTTTGTGTGGTGAAAATTTCAACACGTGTCGTCACTGGGGAATGTTATGATCCACAATTCGAATTAATAAGTGCCATGTCACTACTACTCTCATTAAAATATCAGAAATATCTAGACAAAGTTATAAATACCCTTTCGACCTCTTGATAATATCTGATTTCTGTAAAAAGTTTGTTGtctttacaaaaagaaaagaaaaaagagacgCTAGAAAGAACGCGAAAGCTTGCGAAGAAGATTTGCTTTTGATCGACTTAACACgaacaacaaacaacatcTGCGTgataaagaagagatttttgcctaaataaagaagagattcGACTCTAATCCTGGAGTTATCATTCACGATAGGT from Arabidopsis thaliana chromosome 3, partial sequence includes these protein-coding regions:
- a CDS encoding DCD (Development and Cell Death) domain protein (DCD (Development and Cell Death) domain protein; EXPRESSED IN: 10 plant structures; EXPRESSED DURING: 6 growth stages; CONTAINS InterPro DOMAIN/s: Development/cell death domain (InterPro:IPR013989), Kelch related (InterPro:IPR013089); BEST Arabidopsis thaliana protein match is: unknown protein (TAIR:AT5G01660.1); Has 324 Blast hits to 315 proteins in 40 species: Archae - 0; Bacteria - 6; Metazoa - 2; Fungi - 4; Plants - 297; Viruses - 1; Other Eukaryotes - 14 (source: NCBI BLink).), encoding MLLCLLISKLGNLESLFGRLLKPQVAVRLRNLRNLRFWFVTERLLRKNSCGYEIFHFSLVYVLLTLSQNASWSYLEYLGTSTSDNNCKLLDDFNDSFVLTIYCHLCFCYAFGFDMLSRNMCVRNLKKGDLCGVIFGCKFSTIKECYAKNLFGLPAPHMAYIKNIDPGLTLFLFNYSDRTLHGIFEAASEGKLNIDSKAWSPNGTDPSPYPAQVKVRVRVRCEPLPEEKFSPVIVENYNDDKMFWFELDRGQTNKLLRLFKPSPSVRPPTISRDAVPPPRKPIPASSLAQIGDSGATRIDKWSNLFKSSDESTKNKEKDSKEGALGAGSRLVNLGKTKEWETASNNADERRTQPSVSQSGTSYSSALSHMTASSTQEKKNSITNEGSSQACKGVENPWTSAARVPPIHQDSGGFRNAAMEGEDVKVNAYHHQQNLHPTQKGTSTTANNRIVPSISKEEPAEDTYSFIDWDATSSFQVHLDGLNKILEDPKDKECFKSLVGNTGQASSSMVPNSWEDDFEERSIAKSPCGSSYVSAGTGDVVDDIGRMDNFKMEIGSPTVVDILTELLAEVKELKHTQLKQAERMITLEMELLETRRDILRLKGSNGSF
- a CDS encoding DCD (Development and Cell Death) domain protein (DCD (Development and Cell Death) domain protein; LOCATED IN: endomembrane system; EXPRESSED IN: 10 plant structures; EXPRESSED DURING: 6 growth stages; CONTAINS InterPro DOMAIN/s: Development/cell death domain (InterPro:IPR013989), Kelch related (InterPro:IPR013089); BEST Arabidopsis thaliana protein match is: unknown protein (TAIR:AT5G01660.1); Has 325 Blast hits to 316 proteins in 41 species: Archae - 0; Bacteria - 6; Metazoa - 2; Fungi - 6; Plants - 296; Viruses - 1; Other Eukaryotes - 14 (source: NCBI BLink).); translation: MCVRNLKKGDLCGVIFGCKFSTIKECYAKNLFGLPAPHMAYIKNIDPGLTLFLFNYSDRTLHGIFEAASEGKLNIDSKAWSPNGTDPSPYPAQVKVRVRVRCEPLPEEKFSPVIVENYNDDKMFWFELDRGQTNKLLRLFKPSPSVRPPTISRDAVPPPRKPIPASSLAQIGDSGATRIDKWSNLFKSSDESTKNKEKDSKEGALGAGSRLVNLGKTKEWETASNNADERRTQPSVSQSGTSYSSALSHMTASSTQEKKNSITNEGSSQACKGVENPWTSAARVPPIHQDSGGFRNAAMEGEDVKVNAYHHQQNLHPTQKGTSTTANNRIVPSISKEEPAEDTYSFIDWDATSSFQVHLDGLNKILEDPKDKECFKSLVGNTGQASSSMVPNSWEDDFEERSIAKSPCGSSYVSAGTGDVVDDIGRMDNFKMEIGSPTVVDILTELLAEVKELKHTQLKQAERMITLEMELLETRRDILRLKGSNGSF